tttgatgGTATTCGGTTCTCAACTTTAGGAGTATTAAAAGTGTTTAACAATCAAGCGTtagggaagagaaggaaaaaagggagcagGAGGTTTcgaaccatgcctatagcactcaccggctcCTAAAACCCCCCAATACCAAATTtagagtcaatcggtccagcagtttcggagtctataagggacatccggacagtcgaattcatttttatgtatatagatagatagatagatagatagaagATTGCTCAGAATCCAAACtgaaaaaaatatctcaaCCAACTGATTTGTCGAAACTGTGGCATAGCAAGAAAAAAATTACACAACTTAAAATCTGTGCATATTGCTCTGAAATACACGAGGACGCCAactgtaaaaaaaactccgaaaTGTAAAAACTGCAATGGCGACCATCAGCCAGGTAGTCGAAATTGCCAAGTGTACCTAATAGAACAAAATTATCAAGGAAAATGGACTAAAACATTGCTTATCACGAAGCCAGAAGGCCAaaacccaccaaaaaccccggaaaaacaaacaccacaaactATAATACGCCCAAACACACAatagaaaaaccaaaaacataacTGAAATActggccgaacatttcaaaaccaTATCCGCCAACAGCTCCATTGCAcaacatatttaaaaaaatgctcTATCGATTGAAAACCACGCTATTAtacatttacaaaaaaaagaaaacacaaaaatattttttttaatcaaagaTGCAAGATACCACAATAATAAAAGTCCCTAAAGGCAAAATTTTAGCCAGCCTAAAGCCAACAGAATACCTAGCGGCACAAGTGCTATGCACCAAAAGAGTAATGATTATAACGAAGTAactaaaaaagcaaaagaatggTTTAAAAATTAACAGGGTCTACAATTCCACCCATTGCCAATACAGTGAATATATTAAATTCCATCAAACAACTAATACAGATAGATTggacaaaaaagcaacaataCAAAGCAGGGGAATTAACGACAATGAGAACAACAAATAGATTAATAGAGGAAACATACAGGAACCATCAGAGAATATACACAGAAGGGACAAtagacaaaaacaacaaagtagcacacaaaacaacactcccACCAATATGttcaatatgtttttttccgcGGAAGCATACGCAATCTACATAGTCACTACTAAAATGTACAAAtcacagaaacaaaaactgaTACTCACAAACTCAGATAGTTATCTCAAAGCAATAGAAGAAAAACATAGTTCCCGCCACTGCATAAATTTGATCATACAGCAATGCCTGCGGGCCATCAGTTTCTGCTGGATCCGCAATCTTACCATACCAAAAAtaaacaccctgaccacatggGTAAGGGAATACGAAAATACGAATCAATCGCTATAATTCCGCTTATCAAGCGGTCTTGGGCTGCTACAGAAgtttcctccaccgctcgcgatcaaATGCATTCGTCCTCCAATTCGAGATTCAGTTGGCCCTAGCGCAAATTGTTGCCTTGATGTTCCCGACGACTACGAACTTTTTATCAGGCTTAATAATAATTAAGcttaatataataataaataatataatTAATAAATAGGCTTAATAGATTCTCGGACCATAAATTTGGTTTTTGACTCGTTGACCTGCAATCCGAGTTCTAAtgccgcttgctctatccgtatgCAGGCTTGCCCTACATCAGAGAGTTTTAGACGCGTATGCCAGGATCTGAGTTTTGAAACACGAATGGCCCTCTCTAGCGTCACGTTGAAGAGGCAAACCAGCCCCTGGCGCAGCCCTTAGGTGGTAGCGAAGGGACTTGAGAATTTTCCATTCACTTTCCCTTGGCATGTAACTTTGGTCGCGGTTTTTTTACTAGcctgatcagtttcgacgGTATCTCAACAGCTTTCCTAGGCAACATGGTGAAAAGCTGACTAGGGATGGAGCACCCTCTACGGAATTTCAAATGGCAGGAGCAATTTCATGTCTACCAGTGGAGCCTCTGGTCTGTAGTGGAGCTGGTCTTTCATGATCAATTAATATCAACGTTCTGGGCTCATCTCAGGAGGTCCTGGTTACTGATCATGCCACCATTCGTACTACGACAACAGGATACCTTAGGCGCCGATGTATTTCGGACCCTGCTATCGCTTGGCAACATTGTCTTGTGGTACTCTGTTTTCCTTTAGCTCCTGGATCCGTTTTATCTCTCCTTCTCATTGCCTGATTGTTTTTTCGTAAGGTTCTTGGACTTTGCTGTCCTTCAGGGATGCCGCATTGTATCGAGTCTGCGTGTAGATATAACACGTCCGTTTCTCAAGTGCGAGCCATTCGGCATCGTATCTCTAAATCAACCTGATTTGGCTCCACTAAAAATTCTGACTTTTAACAAACTCGATTGTCTGCGCCGATTGATCAATTCGTGATATATCTGGTTGGAGGTGGCTCCATTTGGGGATACCCACGGGAATACGAAAATTGCAACACTGAATTGAATCGAATCaaaaacacaaccaaccatGCGATATCACTTGAACAGACCACTTAATTAGAATTAGAATAGGGCAAACTGATATGACTTATAATGAGCACACAAGTTCTCATGGACCTCATGGAATGCGAAGCGTGCGGAGAGAACATAATAGGAAAGAGGCGAAAGAACAATAACTCATTTAATCTTCTataattttcgaaaaatatGTGGCCTGtaaaatgtttctttcgtAGCGCAATGATTTCATACAATATTCAATtctatttttttcattctctctatTTACACGTAtactcttcttttctctccgtGCAAATGTCGCACGCTACTGTACAGCACCATTTAAATTTACAGTTACACTGCCAACTGCGAACGTTTTGATGTGTATCATATCCTCGGCCACAGCACAAAAGGTCACATCTATCCACATTGTTTGAGGTACGATTACAGCTTCGGCCCACAGTACCCAAGATGCCTTTTGCAATGTTAGATTCACAATAGTTCGGTGACGAATGTAAGTAAACTAACTCGGTTTTCTTTGGATTTTGACTTCTTTTCTTGACAAGTTCTCTTTCTAGCAGATTTGGTCCCCTACTATtgaacataaaaatgaaaacaaactaTTTGTATTAATCTTGACCACCTTTATAAATAAGCTCTTCCATACCGTTTCAATGACAGATACAGCGTACTTTCTCCTTGAGAGGAAATAGTGTGTACTAATTTTGCCTTTCGATATTTCCTCATCATTACATTTCCGATAGCCTGAAAGGATGGCAGACTCTTCCAGCATGTTTTCATAGCACATGATCCACTTACGCCGTGGCATTTGCACTCCGTCCGTAAGAGAACTTTAACTGTCTTCAAGAATAAACAATCATGCATTATTTGTAGATCATCATTTGAGCATTATAAGAATACATTTCTTACCTTCCGTCCTACGCGATTGTTGTGCAAATTCATAAGGCTGCGATTATCGTTTTCTATTTCTCGACTGTCGAGAAACCTTCTAGCGAAGGCCATTGCATATAAAATATCCACCGAACATCCACCCCATTTCCATGTCTACAATGAAATAAGATTAATGCACAGCATTGATTACAGAAAAGATGAAATAACGAtaatgatgtttgagtttacATCAGAATCACTGGATACAAAggttttttgcttcttattACAGCCGCATGTAGTAATGTTTCCTTTGGCACAAGCAGCTGTAATCGAATACACTGCTCCAGCACTAGTTATACCGTATGTATATGCGGCCTCCTTCGAACCTTGAAAGGAAAACAGCAAAGATTATAGGGATCATAAAAACGTTTAATAGCACACCGAAAATATATCGAAAATAGCATCAGAAATTCATGTTATAGATTGACTTACCTATAGCCACAATCTGACCAAACATGTCTTTCTTCCACACGTGAGAACAGTTCCAGCGGTGCCctaattaattgaaattggaTAAAAAGCCGGGAACATAAATGTGCAAAGAAATTGCTACCATTTCAATAATCATATTATACATACCATGAAATTGTTTTTGGCACTCATTTGCTGCTAGTAGCTGCCCCACAGCAAGCGATACCACAGCATCTGGTGACTCAGAACATATTAGACGCTGAGTTTGTGTTAGACCGGGCATTCGAGAGCAAAGTACtgatgaaacgaaacattttACGATCCtgtaaatgaaaacaacacCATTCAGATATACCTATCAAACAGATATTCCTATGTGAACTATGTATCTAATGTAAAGGATTGATTTATATACTAAAAATGCTAGAGTTTCTATTAATAAATTATAGAAGAACGAATAAATTAGACTACATGTGCAATTATTCATCTTCGCAATATTAAAAATAGCTTATAAATCACACGAAACCCAGCAGGATTTTTATAAGCCGTTTGGATGGAAGCAATTGAAGTAGatgttttaacaaaaaaattacaaaatttATATGTCCGTCCTCATATATCgccaaaaacaataaaatgacAAAATGTTACAATTTTGGAACGTATATTCCTAACGCATAAAAGGCAGTTATGAGCGTATGTATTAATCTAGTCTACCATCcgaatcaacaaacaacaattcaTTAAATGCGGCAAATTGGTCATACAGTACTTTTATTCTTACTTTTTATCTGATTTGCAACGATAATTCATATTCGAACGCCTGGAAAGcactttaatttgttttgccTTGCAACGTTAAtcaaagtgaaacaatttacTAACAATTGTGAATACTTCTACTGATTTGAAGGATTGTTTGATGCTCTCGTAACACTTATTTTTATCTAGTGTATCTTACCTGATTTCAAAGACGGCCAATATGACAAACAAAGCCACTGCGGTATGTCGCATTTTACTATATTTTTATTAAGCTCATCTTTCTGCTTCAAGTACTCAAAACCTGCTATAACGTTTTTAAGATTATGTTTTGTTAGGATTGAAATGGTCTATTTTCTTTAATCGTTGCGTTCGTTAATGTTTGTTCGTCGTTCGATAACAAAATCACAGCACGTGGATAACACAACAGGTTTGATGGACATCACATCACAACCAATAAGACAAATCAGTTTGCCAAGAAAAATCAGATGATAGGAATGTTCAAGGCATACTTTGCCTTACACATGATCGACCGATCGGCTATTTATACATTCACTGCACACTATTCCCGATTTTACCAGCATATGGTAAAGATGTCATCGAAACTGAATTAAATAACGAGCCATCCAAGAGCGATCAACACTAATGAcacaaagcgacgaacctgaaTTTGCGCAGCTGAACCCGATTTTAGGACCCCAACATATAAAATTAGCTCTTTTTCGAACAGTATAATATGAAGACAGATAAAAAACTCTTTTAATTAAGTGCGGAAAACGGATGAATAAAAATTAAGCTCGAAAGCACAACTCTTGACGGACACAATCGAGTGCGGATATACATATTTAAAATCGGGGAAAGAATTCGGGCACAAATGAACTATTTTGAGCAGTAAAACATGTTGCATGTTTGCGCATTGGTTAGACTTTATTGATTACACACAGCGTTCATTGGAAACGGTGGGACAATTACCACTATAAAGTTGATTTAACTATCACCATCTTATTACTATCGATGTTTCTACTATTCTCATCGTTTCATAATTCAC
The sequence above is a segment of the Anopheles darlingi chromosome 2, idAnoDarlMG_H_01, whole genome shotgun sequence genome. Coding sequences within it:
- the LOC125951767 gene encoding protein Wnt-2 isoform X2; the protein is MLSFATILIVKCFVSSVLCSRMPGLTQTQRLICSESPDAVVSLAVGQLLAANECQKQFHGHRWNCSHVWKKDMFGQIVAIGSKEAAYTYGITSAGAVYSITAACAKGNITTCGCNKKQKTFVSSDSDTWKWGGCSVDILYAMAFARRFLDSREIENDNRSLMNLHNNRVGRKTVKVLLRTECKCHGVSGSCAMKTCWKSLPSFQAIGNVMMRKYRKAKLVHTISSQGESTLYLSLKRRGPNLLERELVKKRSQNPKKTELVYLHSSPNYCESNIAKGILGTVGRSCNRTSNNVDRCDLLCCGRGYDTHQNVRSWQCNCKFKWCCTVACDICTERKEEYTCK
- the LOC125951767 gene encoding protein Wnt-2 isoform X3 yields the protein MRHTAVALFVILAVFEIRIVKCFVSSVLCSRMPGLTQTQRLICSESPDAVVSLAVGQLLAANECQKQFHGHRWNCSHVWKKDMFGQIVAIGSKEAAYTYGITSAGAVYSITAACAKGNITTCGCNKKQKTFVSSDSDTWKWGGCSVDILYAMAFARRFLDSREIENDNRSLMNLHNNRVGRKLKFSYGRSANATA
- the LOC125951767 gene encoding protein Wnt-2 isoform X1 yields the protein MRHTAVALFVILAVFEIRIVKCFVSSVLCSRMPGLTQTQRLICSESPDAVVSLAVGQLLAANECQKQFHGHRWNCSHVWKKDMFGQIVAIGSKEAAYTYGITSAGAVYSITAACAKGNITTCGCNKKQKTFVSSDSDTWKWGGCSVDILYAMAFARRFLDSREIENDNRSLMNLHNNRVGRKTVKVLLRTECKCHGVSGSCAMKTCWKSLPSFQAIGNVMMRKYRKAKLVHTISSQGESTLYLSLKRRGPNLLERELVKKRSQNPKKTELVYLHSSPNYCESNIAKGILGTVGRSCNRTSNNVDRCDLLCCGRGYDTHQNVRSWQCNCKFKWCCTVACDICTERKEEYTCK